GAATCCCCAAACTTTTCCCCTCTCTATCTCCCGATTTTGTGCTGTAGCAGATCAAACTTCCTTACTAAGAGTTGTAGAACTATATGTGgtgaacaactttgcttaaattaTCATGGGCTGGTTCGGCATGGTTACgaagatacaagcctccaaagtaGGGTATACGAAACTAAAAATTGAATTCAGTTAAGGGCTGAATTCAAGAAACTTTTTATTGTTTTTATAATAACTTTTGAAAGTCCAAACGTGCTCCAAAAGTGATGGCACTTATTCTGTTGTTTTCTTCActaagtgtacttcaactcatattaaggaatccaattgagttaccatatgaatttggaagataaaaattcacaaacatgtcAACTTGATGTTGTCAATTGGGGACTCAGAAATATTTCTGAGAGCTCAAAATGAGCACTGCATTAAAAGTTGAgaccactgtttgagccacttaggagttgaatcagggcttggtccaaaaacaaagtttgttgtactccacagaaactttaacttttatttaaggttaaACTTCATAACTTGTTTCTACACTGTTATTtgaccttggtcaaagcagcatcacaATAAACCTTAAATTGGAGTTTTAGactgattgaggcattttcttggcatttgctcaacatggacccttcatgacttttgtggtagagttcaattagagtcatctgggcaaggtagcaaggtttggtcggcatcccatattttcattcacttaataaagcaatttaagcaaggttataacttatcatttcatgtgacttcttggctccaaactttaggaaacttttccaatagtcaatgtagatggaaatggatgtgagacacatgaaagggGCACTTTTAACATTACTTAGGCATACCCCTGAAAAGGGTCAACAtagaagcaaaggtgtgttgtccaagtttaagttggggctcattcttagagagttgatcccaacacctttgtcaccatatacaagtttgaactagagctcttgattaccattgaacttgtcatgttggagctcaaacccactgcttaactagtgacaaacacctggggtgttacagtccACCCGTAACAGGTGCTAGAGACGGCCACCAGGCGAAGCTACGGCCTGCACCGACCAACAGTAGGCCACCAACCAACGTCGCCGGCCTGGATCCAGACGCGCGCCCAAGCCAACTCCAAATCCCACGCTTCTCACGGACCCCGCCGCTGCCCTCCTCGCAGCTCGCCGAACCTTGCGGCCAGCTGCTCTGGCAGCGGCGAGGCAAGGGGAGGAGTGGATGGGGGAGCGGTGGCGGCGGGATTTGGAGCGCCGCCCGTGTCGCCCCTGTTGGACGACATGGGGGCCGAGAGGTGTCTCACTTTAATGCAAACCTCCTTGAAATGTCTATAATTTCTCCATATGCAATGGCTCGGTCCGCATTGTTAGAGGTAACCATTTCTTCTATCCTAAATAAACTCTCCAAAATGATGCTGTTGCAACAGAAATCTGTGATCTGAGTGATTGAGTGCGACTTGAAACGTTGCCCTTTCTGAAGAAAAGGGCCTTCTAGCTGGTTCGTCTTCAGGTTTGTAAATTCACAAGACGGATCAGAGTTTTTCTCTGTAACTTATATTTTTTCCAGATTTTAGttaatttttatatttttcttactaATTTATAATGCACtttttcttggtgttgttgatgaTGAAGTGACTGTTCCTCGTAGTAACATATCAGTGTATTCCACTAAGTCGACAGAGTGATTACTAGCTGCTTGTTGATTTCTTGTACTTAGCTCACCGAACTGAATAACTGATTACATCTACCAATAGTTAGGTCCCGTTTAGATCcgaaaatttttgggttttggatactgtagcactttcgtttgtatttggtaattagtgtctaattatggactaattaggttcgaaagtttcgtctcgcgatttttcacccaactgtgcaattagtttttttttcgtctacatttagtactctatgcatgtaccgcaagattcgatgtaacgggtactatgcaaaaaattttagcttttgggtggaactaaacggggccttacctGTGTGCCATCAAAATGGTTGTACTTCCTTCGTTGCCATCTCTGCGAAATTCGATCCCTTCTCTGCTATCCTTCTGTTATCATTTCAGTAGGTGGATGTTAAATGTTATGCGCTTGTTTTccatccaaaaattctaaaaagtactacagtacctatcacatcaaatgtttatggcttgtgcatgaagcattaaatgtagacgaaaaaaactaattgcacagtttgataagaaattgcgagacgaacgttttgagcctaattagttcatgtttaaacactaattgccaaataaaaacaaaagtgctacagtagtccaaAATTTCAACTTCCTAGAACTAAACACGCTCGTAGCCTAACCTAGCCTAGCCCCTTCAGCCTCCGTCGCGGGGCCCGTCCCTGGCCGCAGCGCCGTGACACTGGGCTGCTGCTTCTTGCCGGCCTGAGCTCCTCGTGCGCCTTGCCGGCCTCCTGTTCTTTTGTCCGTTGCTTATAGAAACACCCGACCTCTCCTGCCGATTAAAATCCTAAATACATCATCTATATAACCCATATTATCTATGTAACTTTTTAGAGGATGCAGATATACGTAATATACATGGACAAACAACTGCAACCAATTCAGTATGAGTGTGTTTGGTTGGGTGGCTTAGCCCTAGCCAGGCTTGTTGGATATATgatcccgttcgctggtctgaaacttggctgaaactggctgaaaatattgttccggctaaattattgtgagagaaaaacactgttttagctgaaaaaagaagttgaACAAACCAAATATAGAGTAAGCCAAGATATGTTTGGTTGTCTATCCAGGGCTCTTAGACAGGCTTAGCTAATGCACCCAGAGGCCTTTAGCCAGGCCTAGGGCTAGAGGAAACGAGGTGGGTGGCCGTTCCCCAAAAACCAGACTTGGCTAAGCCGTCTGTAGCGCCGGGAAGAATCGCGTCACCTCCCCACCAGCGGGCAGCGGCGCTCTCTTGTCCCCGGGATACGTTCTGACCACAACCCTTTGGTAGTCGACactagggccatgtttagttgatCACAAAGTCGGCGCCGGCTGAAATCCCGAGGCAcgcactgtagcgcactgtagcattccgtttgtatttggtaataattatccaatcgttgactaattaggctcaaaacgttcgtctcgcaaagtacaatcaaactgtgtaattattttttgatttcgtcaatatttagtactctatacatgtaccgcaagtttgatgtgacgaggaatcttctttttgcataatgTCAAAGTTGaaaatttggtggaactaaacatggcgtAGATCAGAATTGAGTGGCAAAGTTAGATACTTTAGATTTGAACCAGTCAACCGGGCTTTTTGAGCTTCTGACAACCAACTGGACGCATCACatcttagcccttgtttagttggaccccaaaatctaaaaagttgttatagtatctgtcacatcgaatgtttgcggtccgtacatggagcattaaatgtagacgaaaagaaaaactaattgcacagtttggtgggaaattgcgagacgaacgttttaagcctaattagtcaatgtttggacactatttaccaaataaaaccgAAGGTGCtatagtagccccaaaatccaaatttcacgaactaaacaagggcttaggtAAGAATGTCGATGGTGAAGGCATTTGCGATTGGATCTCTAAAAACGAGGCTGTCGGACGGAGAATCTCACCCCTCCGTAGTTTGTTTAAAAAAAACCATGCCCTTGTTTAGCCCACGTTTAGTTTGCGAAAAgttagaaatttggctactgtagcactttcgtttttatttgaaaattagtgttcaatcatggattaattaggctcaaaacgttcgtctcgcaatttccaactaaattgtgcaattagtttttttcgtctatatttaatgctccatgcacgtatcgtaagattcgatgtgatgggtactgtagcactttttgggaaaacttttcgcgaactaaacaagggcttagttgGCTGGAATTGGCGCCGCCAAATACTGTAGTGCACTGTAGCgaactgtagcatttcgtttgtattgtgtaataattgtccaaccattgactaattatgctcaaaacgttcgtctcgcaaagtacaatcaaactgtgcaattagttttttatttcgtctatattcagtacttcatgcatgtaccgcaagtttgatgtgacagagaatcttctttttgcatagtgccaaattcatgagtttgggggaactaaacaccccccgggccttgtttagttgccaAACTTTGGATGTGCAAAGTTGACAAAATGTACTGTAgtgctactgtagcatttcgtttgtatttggtaataattgtccaaccgttgactaattaggctcaaaatgttcgtctcgcaaagtacaaccaaactgtgcaattagtttttaatttcgtctactttTAGTATTCTATGCATGTaacacaagtttgatgtgacggagaatcttctttttacacaGTGCCAAAGTTGAAAGTTTGGaaggaactaaacaaggacctAATGCTACTTTCTGAGCACGCAGGCTCGTGTCTCTGGGCGTGCGCACCGCGCAGGCGCAGGCCGTCCGATCCAATCACACGGCACCGCGCAGGCCATCCGATCCAATCATACGATGAAACAACGAAGCGCCCCATCACCGCACGCATGCGTTATCTCCTTGACTCCTCACCGcaagcctctctctctctcatctccgGTGAACTCTCTCCGACGGCCACGCCAGTGCGCCccactccggcgaggtcctccctAGCAGTCGCGCCCCAAAGTGCCCGCGCGACGCCCGCGACCAGTGtccatggcgacggcggcggccatggcgggttcCAACGTCGTCGTTAGATCCGAAGCCGAGTGACGTGGAGGCAGCGGGAGAGGCAACGCCGGCGGCCGTGAAGCCGCTCTGGGAGGAGGCAGGAGTGGGGAGGAGAAAGACAATGGAGGAAGAAGATAAGATAGAAAGTGAACAGACGTGGGTGCTGTCGGGTGCGTAGGCAGGTAGTagtaaaattcaaaaaaaaaaaacttttgcgATTGGAAAAAGAAGCTGCAGCTGTATAGACCTGTAGTCATCATTTATCAAACGAAGAGTTGGGCTTTACAACATGTCTGCAGTACAGGGGCGGATGCAGGGGGCGGGGGGCTGCCGGGGCTACAGCCCCTAGTGAGTCTGATTTCTTTACTAGACCATGGTTACTTAGCCTCAAATCACTATTGATCTCTAACTTTAGCCATAAATCTTCATTATTTAGCTCCCCTTTGTTCCCATCCTGCATCCGCCACTGTTGCAGTATGACGAGGAACACATAGATCTTGCTCAGAAGAGTCCAAAACACAAAAATATGGGATGCAGCCAGCCCAAATCATCAGTTACTAGAGGTAGAACTGTACATGATGACATCCTATTGTTTCCATCTCATTGTAATCGAACAATGTGACTGGTAAGGAATGACAATGCTTGTAGGCCCTGTAGGTGCAGTTCACAATAGTTTTGATTGGATTTAAATCTCTCTTTTTTCAGGGGATCATTGCATTGATTTTCCGCTTGATATACATATGTCATGCATAAAAACTATCTACACATTTAAGTTCTTTAAACCATTAACATTGAGTACAGACAACTATGTCTTTCTCTGTAGCATCTCCAAAATTAATTCTGGTTTCCTACACACTCTGTTTTCCATATTACGTGGTGAGAAGCCCATGTGGGCTGTACTTTTGTTAAATTCCTTTGGTTTAGTTGAATACTTCATGATCTTCAGCCTCTTCCTCCCCAAACCCACCGAGACATTCACAGATCCACCATCTCTCTCAGCCATGAGCTCAGTAGAATTGGATGTGATGACTGTTTTCCTGGAACTATCAAGATCCTTTCTTCTATGCATTAATAACTCATCAAATTCGGAAATTAAGCAGCCAGGGTGAAGTATTGTGTTGACATGTGTTGCTGCTCTGCAAACTGATGCTGTTGCATCTGAAATGGGGTGATGTGGGTGATTGAGTGCAACTTGAAGAAGTCGCTGCTTCTGATTTATTAAGGGAACATCACTGACTAGCTGACTCCTCTTCAGGCACTCAACCATCTTGAGCCAAAGGTTCTCAAGATGAACAATAATTTCTCCTTGTTGCGTTTCAGAGTACAATATGGTGGTTAAAGAGAGCCACTCGGTAAGTTGGTCTCCAATAATCTGCAAGGACAAAATGGTGTCTTCGTGCAGTTAGCATAAAGTATGTGCTTTGTGTCATGTGCCTGAATTCTAGAAAGAGTAGGACTAAATGAAGTTGATGCCCTTAGCAACATGAACAGCTATATTTTTACTTTGTACTGTGAATATGCCACAAAccttgaaaagaagaagaacgtgtTCCTTTAGTACGATATGCCCAGCAAAATTAGATAAAGTTGAAAAAAACCTGAAGCACAACCGAAGTTACAAGAACTGAGATGTAAACTCAAGCACACAACTAATAGCAGCTTACTTCCATTAAAATCAACAGACAAGTTTATAATTTTGTAAATCTGCTTAAATACCTGCTTGTGACCTGGTGCTGTCCAGCTGGATTTGCTTTGAAATGAAAACTTGACAACCTCATAAACCTGCAAATCATAAAAAGCTTATAGATTACTGAAACAGACTGAGGTCATCCTCATGGTAGGCAGGATAGATACAGGTGTTCCATTTAGAAGTGTAAGTCAACAAACCTATTAGCAAGCTTGAACCAATTCAAGAAAAGTTTAGGTTGTGTGCACACAAAAGAATCTTCACTTGTTTCCTTCAACTCTTGGTTAGCAGTGGTCAACATTTGATCATTCTGTAACAGTCCAATAACTATTTCACCAAGAGCAGAAAGGATAGTAGCATTTTCGAACTTCTCCGACAAATGCTCAAGGTTGGCTTGGAACAATGCCATGTTTTCGTCAATAGTGCAAACCAAGTATTGGTAAAAACCATCAAAGAAAACCTTGGAAGAAAACTTCGAATTACAGGAGTTTGTAGAGAGGGATCTATAAACTTCAATTGTTGATTCCATCTCCAGGTCTTGCAGGACAGAAACATTTGACTCGGAGCTGTTTTCAGCATTCAAAAGAATGGATATCCCCTTGGGGTATAAAAAATAAAGGATTGGATAACAGAAGAACTGATGGAGAACATCATGGTAACTTAATCCAGAATTGGTTTCCAAATAAGAGATAATTTGACTGTTCAATTGTTTTGCAAACGAGTTCCAAACCATCAACCATTTTAATCTTTCCCTATTACATGTCGGCCGCCTGATCTGCATATACATAAAAGAGACAGCAATACGAAAACTCTCCAGGACATTTGATGATGAAGCCAGAATTAAAACCAACTTCTCTGCATCTCTATGAGACAGCTCTCCAGTATACTGAGATATCATGGACAGAGACAGTGCAGCCACATAAACTGCTGGAGAAACCATCTCCATGTAAGAGAGTGATCTGATTCTTGGTAAAGACACCTTTGGACTGTATTCTGCATGTTGGTTCTCCTTTATGTGCTCGATGTCTAGGCATACCTCAATGTCTTCAGAAGCTAACAGAGAATGATCTAGTTCGTCCACAATAACTTTCACAAACTGAAGACCAAATTCCAGTAATGTTGCACACTTGTTAACACTATTCTTTCCTATATGATCCAGCAACAACTTCTTTGCAAACATGCACACATTAGTAATGCATTGGCTGACTTGTTCATAAGCATGCTGCTCTCTAAGTTCGATTTGAATACCTTGAAGAAGAAATCTGAAAATCTCTGTTGCAGAATCCATAACAATCACCAGTGTTTCAGGAATCATGTCCTGGAATAGTTCTGGCTTAAGAATTATGCCAAGAATATCGAGCTGGAAATGAAAGCAACTAATATCCCATGGTAACCATTTGATATGTTGAACATCCAATAAGGCCTTGATATGCATGCACGATTGAGCTAGCAAGTTCTGATTCACTGGAGGACACAAATCCTCTCTGTCCCTATTTTTGGATgaaacaaaatcatgaaaaagattCAAGCAAAATGACCATAGCGGCTTGTTCTGATCATTGATCCCAAAAGAGAAAACTATTTTGAGTATTGGCCCAAAAGCAGCCTCCAGAATGGGTAAATGATTGATCAGATTACCAAGTCTATGTAGAAGGTAATGCCATGTACTCAAACAAGAAGAGCTAAGTACAATATTGCGACTTCTTGATAGAACTCGACATAAAGGCACCATAATTAATCTTATCCTTTTCACCTGCGCACTTGCCTGTTCAATGGGTTTTAATGGGGGAATCACAGTTTGTTGGACCACAATCTCGGTTGCCTGAGAAGGAAAAAATGCATCCACCAATTTTTTCCAGGAAACCTGTAAATATGTAAAGATTATCATAATGTAATAGAGACATTCATGATACTAGAAAAGAAATTGTAGTCCGGAAAAAGgataaatagtttaactcaccaTTGTAGCAACCAGAACTTGTGGGTTTAAATCAGTAAACATCTGCTCCGGAACCTTTAGGAGTTTATTAAGCAGCGGTCTATTGTTCACTGCATCTGGACCAAGCAAAGATATGATCCATCCCCATGACTTCACAGTTTGAACTTTCTTCGAAGGATcatcaagcatatttaccatgcaGGAGAGTAACTTCTGCTCAAGGTCTGAAGCAACAGCCTATACAGCAAGCATCAAAATAAATTGGGAAACAATCGATGGATAAGCTCATTGAGGATAGGAAAGATCACCACAGCAAGTAAAATATGCGGAAAATATGCAAAGTTGCAGGAGAAACACTGAACCATTTAATAAGCCAACTCCAGGAAAGAGTAAACACACACAGAAAAAGATTTAGATATCAAAAGCAACACAAAAATTGGTATAACCAAAAACCTGCATCACGTGCACGTTTACCTATATTAatctattaataattcaacagGGAGCAACCAAGCATCCAAGTTGTGCTCCAGGAAGCCACTGACCAGGGCCATTTGTGGATCCTGGCAGGAGCAAAGGCACTGGCCGAGTTGTGGAGGGtgttttttctcgaacacgcaggagagctgcgtatcatttcattaaaaggagaagaaagagtcgTACATAGACCCGGACACAATATTGTTGTGGAGGGTGTTTTCCTTGCTTCTAGGGCAAGTGTGTCATAAAAAACTAACCCCAGCAGTGGAATCAGCATGTTCTTGTGACCATACTTTTCTACCTATTAATACAATGAcatgcagctctcctgcatgtCACAGAAAGAAGTGATAGTTTCCAGTTtttgctggtacatggattctgtAACCTGAACTGAAAGTAATAGAACTGCAGGACATCCTCAATAGTAGCAGGAAGCTAGGAAATGTTATGAAGCCTCTAGACCTATCATTTCAGATTTGATTTCAAGTGTTTTAATAATGCTATACTATTGATAGAGAATTAGTTTGCTGATATGCTACTCACTTCAACAAAAGCTCACACTGCAGTTACCGTTGTGTGGCAAGGAGTACATCCATATGTCACCAATACGTAAAACTAATGCAATTCAGCTAAATTGCCTATTCCAGACACAAAAAAAATGTATTGAATCATTGCTTGTCCACATGAAGCTACCCTCAAGATTTATCATAATAAGTCACCCAATCTACTTGAACCTTTGGGTGCACCGTTATAATGCACCCAGATAGTTAAGTTGGATTAAAATGCTCTATCAGAAGATAGTCcatttaaaaaaacaaataatACACCACAATGTGCATATGTGGCATGAATTTGCGAGCAACAGCTTCACAGTTTTTAATGAATTAACAGAAATATTCATATGAGTTGCTTCTAATAGTGCTAAAGCAACATCTAATTATATCTTCTAGTAATTAACAGTGATCTTTTAATTACCTTGGAAAGAAGAGGCTGAGGTGGTAGAATAAGACATGACACCTTAATAAGGCATCTTTCTGCCATGTCCCTTTCTGTCTTGTCAGCACTTAAGAGTCTTCGGTACACTGGTGGAACCCACAAGCATGATTGGTCCCTCATTCTTTTGGGACTTTGGTCAGCAAGCTTCATGATAGCCTACAGCAGAAGTTTTTAAAAGCACTATTCCAAGTTACATAATAATGATAGATGAtaaagggagagagaaaaaaaaatcatgataGCCTACAGAGCAGAAGTTTTTAAAAAGCACTATTCCAAGTTACATTATAATATGATAGATGATAAAGGAAGAGAAAAAAGGAGCAAAGTATGCTAATAAGAGTTTTGCATGATTTGAGGCAAATTCCTGTGAATTAGAAGCATTGTGAAAGCATATGGTTATTTTGTAATGAACACCACTAAGCAAGTAGGCTGTAGTTACATGAACAATTCGGTTGCAGCCTGTACATTGAAATTCCTAAAAAGCACAGAAAAAAGCAATGAAATGCAACATAGTTTAGGTGTGCAGAACCACCTGAGCTGCCTCAAATGTTGTGGACAAGGAACCAAATGGATTGTCGAGGGCATGAACAATAGCAATAAGCATTGGATCTGCTCTATCCTCTATAATCAATGGCTCCAATTGTTGGACCGAGAAGCACCAGACACCCAAATTACAAGATGACTGTAGTAAAAGAATTAACAGGAGAAAATGGGAATCAAATACTAAAAAGATCAAATACGCATTCTGCACGCAAAATTTAGCATCTTAAGCTCTTGAAAAGGAAAAAATGGTCAGCCGGATCAACCTTCATCCGAGTATTCATGATTATCTGTACCAAGGTATCCAATACCAATTGGGCCATCTGTGCTGTAAAATAAGAAAATATATTTTTAGCTGTGCTATTTAAAACAATGTCGACAGCATGTCATGTATAAAAAACTAGGAGGACCGTGTCAAGTTAGATTTTCAGAAGGATGAGCCCAAGGGATTAAAGAGATAGATTGGTAGTAAAAGTGATAATAGTCGAAAACAGTACAAATAACATTCCAAATTGGAAGGATCTCAGATTAATTGCCAGACAACAGTAGAAAGTAAAACAAAAACTTTGAGCTACAAATGTCAAACATGCTGGTGGAGCTCAGATTCAAACGAGTGCAAAAGGTTTAAGTTTTGATCTTACAGCAGACGGTTGGAGTAATATTATTAACAGAAGAGGTTAAATCCCACCAGGCCCAATTCTTTCTCATTAGCAATGCAAAACCAAATTGATTCACTAATCTAGATCTCGTTCAAGTTCAATCAACACTGGGATATTTAACTGAAGAAATGAGAGCACAGAGAACCACTAGTAGTTAGACTAGTAGTACCTGAAATGGTGGAGACGATGACGGGGTGGTAGAGCGCGAAGCCGAGGCACTTGAGCGCAGAAGCGGCGACGGCCTCGTCATCGGCGGCCGCGTCGCGGAGGAGGAGCGGGAGGAGGGTGGAAGGCAACACCGCGGCGAGGTCGGCAGCGCCGGAGGGGTCATCGGCGCAGCCGCGCTGCAGGAGGAGCAACCGCGCGTACGCGGCGGCGCGGTCGGGCTCCGCGGC
The nucleotide sequence above comes from Miscanthus floridulus cultivar M001 chromosome 18, ASM1932011v1, whole genome shotgun sequence. Encoded proteins:
- the LOC136522454 gene encoding uncharacterized protein isoform X1 codes for the protein MEPPPVDRQVAEIAAEPDRAAAYARLLLLQRGCADDPSGAADLAAVLPSTLLPLLLRDAAADDEAVAASALKCLGFALYHPVIVSTISAQMAQLVLDTLVQIIMNTRMKSSCNLGVWCFSVQQLEPLIIEDRADPMLIAIVHALDNPFGSLSTTFEAAQAIMKLADQSPKRMRDQSCLWVPPVYRRLLSADKTERDMAERCLIKVSCLILPPQPLLSKAVASDLEQKLLSCMVNMLDDPSKKVQTVKSWGWIISLLGPDAVNNRPLLNKLLKVPEQMFTDLNPQVLVATMVSWKKLVDAFFPSQATEIVVQQTVIPPLKPIEQASAQVKRIRLIMVPLCRVLSRSRNIVLSSSCLSTWHYLLHRLGNLINHLPILEAAFGPILKIVFSFGINDQNKPLWSFCLNLFHDFVSSKNRDREDLCPPVNQNLLAQSCMHIKALLDVQHIKWLPWDISCFHFQLDILGIILKPELFQDMIPETLVIVMDSATEIFRFLLQGIQIELREQHAYEQVSQCITNVCMFAKKLLLDHIGKNSVNKCATLLEFGLQFVKVIVDELDHSLLASEDIEVCLDIEHIKENQHAEYSPKVSLPRIRSLSYMEMVSPAVYVAALSLSMISQYTGELSHRDAEKLVLILASSSNVLESFRIAVSFMYMQIRRPTCNRERLKWLMVWNSFAKQLNSQIISYLETNSGLSYHDVLHQFFCYPILYFLYPKGISILLNAENSSESNVSVLQDLEMESTIEVYRSLSTNSCNSKFSSKVFFDGFYQYLVCTIDENMALFQANLEHLSEKFENATILSALGEIVIGLLQNDQMLTTANQELKETSEDSFVCTQPKLFLNWFKLANRFMRLSSFHFKANPAGQHQVTSRFFSTLSNFAGHIVLKEHVLLLFKIIGDQLTEWLSLTTILYSETQQGEIIVHLENLWLKMVECLKRSQLVSDVPLINQKQRLLQVALNHPHHPISDATASVCRAATHVNTILHPGCLISEFDELLMHRRKDLDSSRKTVITSNSTELMAERDGGSVNVSVGLGRKRLKIMKYSTKPKEFNKSTAHMGFSPRNMENRVCRKPELILEMLQRKT
- the LOC136522454 gene encoding uncharacterized protein isoform X2 translates to MEPPPVDRQVAEIAAEPDRAAAYARLLLLQRGCADDPSGAADLAAVLPSTLLPLLLRDAAADDEAVAASALKCLGFALYHPVIVSTISAQMAQLVLDTLVQIIMNTRMKSSCNLGVWCFSVQQLEPLIIEDRADPMLIAIVHALDNPFGSLSTTFEAAQAIMKLADQSPKRMRDQSCLWVPPVYRRLLSADKTERDMAERCLIKVSCLILPPQPLLSKAVASDLEQKLLSCMVNMLDDPSKKVQTVKSWGWIISLLGPDAVNNRPLLNKLLKVPEQMFTDLNPQVLVATMATEIVVQQTVIPPLKPIEQASAQVKRIRLIMVPLCRVLSRSRNIVLSSSCLSTWHYLLHRLGNLINHLPILEAAFGPILKIVFSFGINDQNKPLWSFCLNLFHDFVSSKNRDREDLCPPVNQNLLAQSCMHIKALLDVQHIKWLPWDISCFHFQLDILGIILKPELFQDMIPETLVIVMDSATEIFRFLLQGIQIELREQHAYEQVSQCITNVCMFAKKLLLDHIGKNSVNKCATLLEFGLQFVKVIVDELDHSLLASEDIEVCLDIEHIKENQHAEYSPKVSLPRIRSLSYMEMVSPAVYVAALSLSMISQYTGELSHRDAEKLVLILASSSNVLESFRIAVSFMYMQIRRPTCNRERLKWLMVWNSFAKQLNSQIISYLETNSGLSYHDVLHQFFCYPILYFLYPKGISILLNAENSSESNVSVLQDLEMESTIEVYRSLSTNSCNSKFSSKVFFDGFYQYLVCTIDENMALFQANLEHLSEKFENATILSALGEIVIGLLQNDQMLTTANQELKETSEDSFVCTQPKLFLNWFKLANRFMRLSSFHFKANPAGQHQVTSRFFSTLSNFAGHIVLKEHVLLLFKIIGDQLTEWLSLTTILYSETQQGEIIVHLENLWLKMVECLKRSQLVSDVPLINQKQRLLQVALNHPHHPISDATASVCRAATHVNTILHPGCLISEFDELLMHRRKDLDSSRKTVITSNSTELMAERDGGSVNVSVGLGRKRLKIMKYSTKPKEFNKSTAHMGFSPRNMENRVCRKPELILEMLQRKT